The Balnearium lithotrophicum region CCACAATCCAAGGCAAATGGATGTTCTCGTTCAATACATGGTGGACACCCTGGAGTTTTTTAATATATTCCTCAAACTTCTCTACTGGAGTCTTATAACCAAGACCTTGATGAGGCCTAACGAAGTTGTAAAAGTTTAGATACCTAAATAACTTCCTGTTCATCTCATCAACTGTCGGCTCAGTCCCTTCTATCATCCACAGTTCCTTCTCCACCGTCTGTATGAACCTTTCAACATGTGCATTGGTCTTGGGAGACCT contains the following coding sequences:
- a CDS encoding integrase core domain-containing protein; the encoded protein is RSPKTNAHVERFIQTVEKELWMIEGTEPTVDEMNRKLFRYLNFYNFVRPHQGLGYKTPVEKFEEYIKKLQGVHHVLNENIHLPWIVGCTKFNLGG